Proteins from a single region of Haloterrigena alkaliphila:
- the larC gene encoding nickel pincer cofactor biosynthesis protein LarC, with protein sequence MRILAFDGRMGASGDMILAALLDAGADPDALEPVTNALEVEYRIDETVKCGLSSTTVDVCYPGGDGSETRDHADDKHEHDGLDHDHGDHHHEHDGHEHDETAVSAEGHGPHRSYLEVREIVEGMALEPTVEADALAIFELLGEAEASVHGESLEDIHFHEVGADDAIADVVGAAALVDDLDPEGIVTTALSTGGGTVSMSHGEYPVPTPAVVEIAERSDWSLRGGPVDAELLTPTGAAILGYYADGVETLPSLDLEGSGYGAGGYDLDPHPNVLRVLVGEGGRGELVKDDIAVLETNLDDATPEVLGGLQETLADAGARDVSILPATMKKSRPGHLVKVICKPADRERVARALAEETGTLGVRDAGATHRWIANREFETVELDLEGETYAVTVKVASDADGEVYDVSGEYDDALAVARKTGLAIREVLRRAESIAVESLE encoded by the coding sequence ATGAGAATCCTCGCGTTCGACGGCCGCATGGGAGCGAGCGGCGACATGATCCTCGCCGCGCTGCTCGACGCCGGCGCCGACCCCGACGCCCTCGAGCCCGTCACTAACGCCCTCGAGGTGGAGTACCGAATCGACGAGACGGTCAAGTGCGGGCTCTCTTCGACGACGGTCGACGTCTGCTATCCCGGCGGTGACGGTAGCGAAACCCGCGATCACGCTGACGATAAGCACGAGCATGATGGTCTCGATCACGACCACGGCGACCACCACCACGAACACGACGGTCACGAGCACGACGAGACTGCCGTCTCCGCCGAGGGTCACGGTCCCCACCGCAGCTACCTCGAGGTCCGCGAGATCGTCGAGGGAATGGCCCTCGAACCGACCGTCGAGGCGGACGCGCTCGCCATCTTCGAACTGCTCGGCGAGGCCGAGGCCAGCGTCCACGGTGAGTCACTCGAGGACATTCACTTCCACGAGGTCGGGGCCGACGACGCCATCGCGGACGTCGTCGGTGCCGCGGCGCTCGTCGACGACCTGGATCCAGAGGGGATCGTCACGACGGCGCTGTCGACCGGCGGCGGCACCGTCTCGATGAGCCACGGCGAGTACCCCGTCCCGACGCCCGCGGTGGTCGAGATCGCCGAGCGATCTGACTGGTCGCTGCGGGGCGGGCCGGTCGACGCGGAACTGCTGACGCCCACCGGCGCCGCCATTCTGGGCTACTACGCCGACGGCGTCGAGACGCTCCCGTCGCTCGACCTCGAGGGGTCGGGGTACGGCGCCGGCGGCTACGACCTCGATCCACACCCGAACGTCCTACGCGTGCTGGTCGGTGAGGGCGGGCGGGGCGAACTCGTGAAAGACGACATCGCCGTCCTCGAGACGAACCTCGACGACGCGACGCCGGAGGTACTCGGCGGCCTCCAGGAGACGCTCGCCGACGCTGGCGCGCGTGACGTCTCGATCCTCCCCGCGACGATGAAGAAGTCCCGGCCCGGCCACCTCGTGAAGGTGATCTGCAAGCCGGCGGATCGGGAGCGCGTGGCTCGAGCGCTGGCCGAAGAGACGGGGACGCTGGGTGTTCGCGACGCTGGGGCGACCCACCGGTGGATCGCGAATCGGGAGTTCGAGACGGTGGAACTGGACCTCGAGGGCGAGACCTACGCGGTGACGGTGAAGGTCGCCAGCGACGCGGACGGCGAGGTGTACGACGTGAGCGGGGAGTACGACGACGCGCTGGCGGTGGCTCGAAAGACGGGGCTAGCGATTCGGGAAGTGCTCCGACGAGCCGAATCGATCGCCGTCGAGTCACTCGAGTGA